A window of Polaromonas hydrogenivorans contains these coding sequences:
- a CDS encoding TorD/DmsD family molecular chaperone, whose protein sequence is MQAQLTASTLDEETARAEVYGLLAALFYAAPSADLYDRLRVAITQAPAAGALLESPWGELVASAREHSLADATREYDALFGGVGKPEVYLFGSHYLSGFLNEKPLAALRADLAALGLARDEAMLDTEDHAAYICEVMRYLIAGDDVEVANLTRQREFFTRHVQPWFPMMCEAVMQHPKARFYRTVAVFTQSFTGVESQGFDMLD, encoded by the coding sequence ATGCAAGCCCAACTCACAGCCTCCACCCTGGACGAAGAAACCGCGCGCGCCGAGGTGTACGGATTGCTTGCCGCGCTGTTCTATGCAGCGCCCAGCGCTGATCTTTACGACAGGCTGCGCGTCGCCATTACCCAAGCCCCGGCTGCCGGCGCCCTGCTCGAAAGCCCATGGGGCGAGCTGGTTGCCAGCGCGCGCGAACATTCGCTGGCTGACGCTACCCGTGAATACGACGCCCTGTTTGGCGGTGTCGGCAAGCCCGAGGTCTATCTGTTCGGCTCCCACTACCTCAGCGGATTCCTCAATGAAAAACCGCTGGCGGCCCTGCGCGCCGACCTGGCGGCGCTCGGCCTGGCGCGCGACGAGGCCATGCTTGATACCGAAGACCATGCGGCCTATATTTGCGAAGTCATGCGCTACCTGATTGCGGGCGACGATGTGGAAGTGGCCAACCTGACACGCCAGCGCGAGTTCTTCACGCGTCATGTCCAGCCCTGGTTTCCCATGATGTGCGAGGCCGTCATGCAGCATCCGAAGGCGCGCTTCTACCGTACCGTTGCGGTCTTCACGCAATCCTTCACCGGCGTCGAATCGCAAGGTTTCGACATGCTGGACTGA
- a CDS encoding DUF3306 domain-containing protein: MAEEHPGFLGRWARRKTDALQGRPLDDEPAAPANTVSVAEVAAAAGPATSAPADAPSPGMPPAGPPEKLLSLDDVKLLTRDSDFKPFMARNVGSDVRNAAMKKLFTDPHYNVMDGLDTYIDDYSRPDPIPQAMLRQMVGAKLLKIFDEEEEEEAAKGQGSALTQGDAASGPADNPNNPAPETVAQSDDFPDTSSPQRVSSEHPSQPEPADSSGASQHDDHANPHLRLQPDHAPPAASAGRGIG; the protein is encoded by the coding sequence ATGGCTGAAGAGCACCCCGGATTCCTCGGCCGCTGGGCGCGCCGCAAGACCGATGCGCTGCAGGGCAGGCCGCTGGACGACGAGCCCGCCGCGCCCGCAAACACCGTGTCCGTGGCCGAAGTTGCCGCTGCCGCTGGCCCGGCAACATCCGCCCCGGCAGACGCGCCATCGCCTGGCATGCCTCCGGCAGGGCCGCCCGAAAAACTGCTGTCCCTCGACGATGTGAAGCTGCTGACCCGGGACTCCGACTTCAAGCCCTTCATGGCGCGCAACGTGGGCAGCGACGTGCGCAACGCCGCGATGAAAAAGCTGTTCACCGACCCGCACTACAACGTCATGGACGGACTGGATACTTATATTGACGACTACTCCCGGCCCGACCCGATCCCGCAGGCCATGCTGCGCCAGATGGTCGGCGCGAAGCTGCTGAAGATTTTTGACGAGGAAGAAGAGGAAGAGGCCGCAAAAGGCCAGGGCAGCGCGCTAACGCAGGGCGACGCTGCATCCGGGCCTGCCGATAACCCCAATAACCCCGCGCCTGAAACCGTGGCACAGTCCGATGATTTCCCGGACACCAGCAGTCCCCAGCGCGTCAGTTCCGAGCATCCCAGCCAGCCCGAGCCTGCCGACAGCTCAGGCGCCAGCCAACACGACGACCATGCCAACCCTCATTTGCGACTGCAACCAGACCATGCCCCTCCAGCCGCGAGCGCTGGGCGCGGCATTGGATGA
- a CDS encoding 4Fe-4S binding protein has protein sequence MPTLICDCNQTMPLQPRALGAALDENLTLHSALCRREAGAFQKAIQSGDDVVVACTQETRLFAEVAQQTEGATSVIRFVNIRETGGWSKDAAQASPKIAALLALAHLPDAEPVPTVTYTSAGRLLIIGELDAAERAAELVADALDVTLFSLGAGQGGGLQERRYPVLAGKIKQLTGWLGAFELNWTRSNPIDLDLCTRCNACLSACPEGAIGFDYQIDSALCKSHRDCVKACGMAGAIDFSREPQSLSEKFDLVLDLRATPAFTQHALPQGYFRWDGQDSRTLLQLRALVGEFEKPKFFNYRQKLCAHSRNEKTGCSACIDVCSASAISSEKSRQQIKVNASLCVGCGACTTVCPTGAISYAYPRPAEQGAKIKTLLGTYARAGGKNAALLLHSQEAGTRLLGDLGRMARLDPAIRGVPARVMPLGLFHTASIGLELWLSSIAYGASQVWVLMTGEEAPQYREAVREQMDVAQAILAGLGYQGEHFRILDAKDARDLAGLDGQLQAAPAQGVAQAAGFAVQADKRATLEMALDHLMAQSPVTLVTPVTPLKAEVIALPAASPLGGLAIDKDACTLCLSCVNACPASALQDNPDSLQLKFIEKNCVQCGLCVKTCPENALALLPQLRLTPQRKEAVVLNAMQPYACIRCSRPFGTLKAIEAMLGKLAGHAMFQGAAADRLKMCSDCRVIDIYSADNEIRITDIR, from the coding sequence ATGCCAACCCTCATTTGCGACTGCAACCAGACCATGCCCCTCCAGCCGCGAGCGCTGGGCGCGGCATTGGATGAAAACCTGACGCTGCATTCGGCGCTGTGCCGGCGCGAAGCTGGGGCGTTCCAGAAGGCGATCCAGTCCGGCGACGACGTGGTCGTGGCCTGCACCCAGGAAACGCGGCTGTTCGCCGAAGTGGCGCAGCAGACCGAAGGTGCCACTTCAGTCATCAGGTTCGTCAATATCCGCGAGACCGGCGGCTGGAGCAAGGACGCTGCGCAGGCCAGCCCGAAGATTGCCGCCTTGCTGGCGCTGGCGCATCTGCCCGACGCCGAACCCGTGCCGACGGTGACCTACACAAGCGCCGGTCGCCTGCTCATCATCGGCGAACTCGATGCGGCCGAGCGCGCTGCCGAACTGGTAGCGGATGCGCTCGATGTCACGCTGTTCAGCCTGGGCGCGGGCCAGGGCGGCGGCTTGCAGGAGCGGCGCTATCCGGTGCTGGCCGGGAAAATCAAGCAACTGACCGGGTGGCTGGGCGCGTTTGAATTGAACTGGACGCGCAGCAACCCGATTGACCTGGACCTGTGTACCCGCTGCAATGCCTGCCTGTCGGCCTGCCCCGAAGGCGCCATCGGTTTCGACTACCAGATTGACAGCGCCCTGTGCAAGTCCCATCGCGATTGTGTCAAGGCGTGCGGCATGGCCGGTGCGATTGATTTCAGCCGCGAGCCGCAAAGCCTGAGCGAAAAATTCGACCTGGTGCTCGACCTGCGCGCCACGCCGGCGTTCACCCAGCATGCGCTGCCACAGGGCTATTTCCGCTGGGACGGCCAGGACAGCCGCACGCTCTTGCAGCTGCGCGCGCTGGTCGGCGAGTTTGAAAAGCCCAAGTTCTTCAACTACAGGCAAAAGCTGTGCGCCCACAGCCGCAATGAAAAAACCGGCTGCAGCGCCTGCATTGACGTTTGCTCGGCCTCGGCCATCAGCAGCGAAAAGAGCCGCCAGCAAATTAAAGTCAACGCCAGCCTGTGCGTCGGTTGCGGCGCCTGCACCACGGTCTGCCCGACCGGCGCCATCTCTTACGCCTATCCGCGTCCGGCCGAGCAGGGCGCCAAAATCAAGACCCTGCTGGGCACCTACGCCAGGGCGGGAGGCAAGAACGCCGCGCTGTTGCTGCACAGCCAGGAAGCCGGAACGCGGCTGCTCGGCGACCTGGGCCGCATGGCCCGGCTTGACCCGGCGATCCGTGGCGTGCCGGCGCGGGTGATGCCGCTGGGCCTGTTTCATACCGCTTCAATCGGCCTGGAACTGTGGCTCTCAAGCATTGCCTATGGCGCGTCGCAGGTCTGGGTGCTGATGACGGGCGAAGAAGCGCCGCAGTACCGCGAAGCCGTTCGCGAGCAGATGGACGTGGCGCAGGCCATCCTCGCCGGGCTGGGCTACCAAGGCGAACATTTTCGCATCCTTGACGCGAAGGACGCGCGCGACCTGGCCGGGCTCGATGGGCAGTTGCAGGCGGCGCCGGCGCAGGGCGTGGCGCAGGCGGCCGGTTTTGCCGTGCAGGCCGACAAGCGCGCCACGCTGGAGATGGCGCTCGACCATTTGATGGCGCAGTCGCCGGTCACGCTGGTCACGCCGGTAACGCCGCTCAAGGCCGAAGTGATTGCGCTGCCGGCCGCATCGCCGCTGGGCGGCCTGGCCATCGACAAGGACGCCTGCACGCTGTGCCTGAGCTGCGTCAACGCCTGCCCGGCCAGCGCCTTGCAGGACAACCCGGACAGCCTGCAGCTCAAGTTCATCGAGAAGAACTGCGTGCAGTGCGGCCTGTGCGTCAAGACCTGCCCGGAAAACGCGCTGGCGCTGCTGCCGCAGCTTCGCCTCACGCCGCAGCGCAAGGAAGCCGTGGTGCTCAACGCCATGCAGCCCTATGCCTGCATCCGCTGCAGCCGGCCCTTCGGCACGCTCAAGGCGATTGAAGCCATGCTGGGCAAACTGGCCGGGCATGCCATGTTCCAGGGCGCGGCGGCGGATCGCCTGAAGATGTGCAGCGACTGCCGCGTGATCGACATCTACTCGGCCGACAACGAAATCCGGATTACCGACATCCGCTAA
- a CDS encoding C40 family peptidase: MHHPTYSRRGLGRLLGCLTLLAATGCATRPATGPRSLKSAQAGSDIALFALSLLDMPYVSGGRGPATGFDCSGLVSHVYLQAAGIRLQGSAASMAKAARPVSPADLLAGDLVFFNTLGYAFSHVGIYVGDGRFVHASNPRTGVRTDRLDSKYYAARFEAAKTLLG, encoded by the coding sequence ATGCACCATCCAACGTATTCCCGCCGGGGCCTGGGCCGGCTGCTGGGCTGCCTGACGCTGCTGGCGGCTACCGGCTGCGCGACCCGGCCGGCCACGGGTCCGCGCTCCTTGAAGTCCGCGCAGGCCGGAAGCGACATCGCCCTGTTTGCGCTCTCGCTGCTCGACATGCCTTACGTGTCGGGCGGACGCGGACCGGCAACGGGATTCGACTGCTCCGGGCTCGTCTCGCATGTGTACCTTCAGGCCGCCGGCATCCGCCTGCAGGGCAGCGCGGCGTCCATGGCCAAGGCCGCGCGCCCGGTCAGCCCGGCCGACCTGCTGGCCGGCGACCTGGTTTTTTTCAACACGCTGGGCTACGCCTTTTCGCATGTCGGCATCTATGTCGGCGACGGCCGGTTCGTGCACGCCAGCAACCCGCGCACCGGCGTGAGAACCGACCGGCTCGACAGCAAATACTACGCAGCCCGCTTTGAAGCGGCAAAAACGCTGCTGGGCTAA
- a CDS encoding L,D-transpeptidase: protein MNTGLLDIPLLKKIQAGGAAGLASRSMAQTGRLLRRRAATFALGAFLGLGLSTPALASSALADGVESAGPVPLAAEFARDVAPRLLLPDDERVAYALRLQGALAKAQVTLAAPQFIVLVDRSPQVQAALLYWGSAERGWGFIGATPVSTGLPGRYEHFLTSLGVFDHSMANPDFRAEGTKNKLGFRGYGVKGLRIYDFGWVESPRGWGDGAMGKLRLQMHSTDPVLAEPRLGTAQSEGCVRIPATLNDFIDRHALLDEDYERAVASGDQLWVLREDRTPTPSPGRYLVVVDTQRKARPAWSPLPAKR from the coding sequence ATGAATACTGGACTTCTTGACATACCGCTGCTCAAAAAAATACAGGCCGGGGGCGCTGCTGGCCTGGCGTCCCGGTCCATGGCTCAAACCGGGCGGTTGCTGCGCAGGCGGGCGGCGACCTTCGCGCTGGGCGCTTTTCTCGGCTTGGGCCTGAGCACCCCGGCGCTGGCGTCAAGCGCTTTGGCCGATGGCGTGGAATCTGCCGGCCCGGTACCGCTGGCCGCCGAGTTTGCGCGCGATGTTGCCCCGCGCCTGCTGCTGCCCGACGACGAGCGTGTGGCGTATGCCTTGCGTCTGCAAGGCGCGCTGGCCAAGGCGCAGGTGACGCTGGCCGCGCCCCAGTTCATCGTGCTGGTGGACCGCAGCCCGCAGGTGCAGGCCGCGCTGCTGTACTGGGGTTCGGCCGAGCGCGGCTGGGGCTTCATCGGGGCCACGCCGGTATCGACCGGCCTGCCGGGGCGTTACGAGCATTTCCTGACCTCGCTGGGCGTTTTTGACCATTCGATGGCGAACCCGGACTTTCGCGCCGAGGGCACGAAGAACAAGCTCGGTTTTCGCGGCTATGGCGTCAAGGGCCTGCGCATCTACGACTTTGGCTGGGTCGAGTCGCCGCGCGGCTGGGGCGATGGCGCGATGGGCAAGCTGCGGCTGCAGATGCATTCCACCGATCCCGTTCTGGCGGAGCCGCGCCTGGGCACGGCGCAGTCCGAAGGCTGCGTGCGCATTCCGGCAACGCTCAATGATTTCATCGACCGCCATGCCCTGCTCGATGAAGACTACGAACGCGCAGTGGCCAGCGGAGACCAGCTGTGGGTGCTGCGCGAGGACCGCACGCCCACGCCATCGCCGGGCCGCTATCTGGTCGTCGTGGACACGCAGCGCAAGGCGCGGCCGGCCTGGTCACCGCTGCCGGCGAAGCGCTGA
- the fdh3B gene encoding formate dehydrogenase FDH3 subunit beta, whose protein sequence is MARMKFVCDAERCIECNGCVTACKNENEVPWGVNRRRVVTLNDGVPGEKSISVACMHCSDAPCMAVCPVNCFYRTDEGVVLHDKDICIGCGYCSYACPFGAPQFPSTGSFGVRGKMDKCTFCAGGPEVNGSQAEFEKYGRNRLAEGKLPACAEMCSTKALLAGDGDVVADIFRNRVVQRGKGAEVWGWGTAYGSRQAGQPPAGGKS, encoded by the coding sequence ATGGCACGCATGAAATTTGTCTGTGATGCGGAGCGCTGCATTGAATGCAACGGCTGCGTCACGGCTTGCAAGAACGAAAACGAGGTGCCGTGGGGCGTCAACCGCCGCCGCGTGGTCACGCTCAACGACGGCGTTCCGGGCGAAAAATCCATCTCGGTCGCCTGCATGCACTGCAGCGATGCGCCCTGCATGGCGGTGTGCCCGGTCAACTGCTTTTACCGCACCGACGAAGGCGTGGTGCTGCACGACAAGGACATCTGCATCGGCTGCGGCTACTGCTCGTATGCCTGTCCGTTCGGCGCGCCGCAGTTTCCGTCCACCGGCAGCTTCGGCGTGCGCGGCAAGATGGACAAATGCACCTTCTGCGCTGGCGGCCCCGAGGTCAACGGCAGCCAGGCCGAATTTGAAAAATACGGCCGCAATCGCCTGGCCGAAGGCAAGCTGCCGGCCTGCGCCGAGATGTGCTCGACCAAGGCCCTGCTGGCCGGCGATGGTGACGTGGTGGCCGACATTTTCCGCAACCGCGTGGTGCAGCGCGGCAAGGGCGCCGAAGTCTGGGGCTGGGGAACGGCTTACGGCTCCAGGCAGGCCGGCCAGCCGCCCGCAGGAGGCAAGTCATGA
- a CDS encoding formate dehydrogenase subunit alpha — MLLTKKSPGLSGQAAHRPGTARFVQSLARGLSNALPTMDRRAFLRRSGLGVGVGLAASQLALVRKARAAAPGEAGGNSKIEVKRTVCSHCSVGCAVDAVVENGVWVRQEAVFDSPINLGAHCAKGAALREHGHGEYRLRYPMKLVNGKYERISWDTALNEITERMLALRKESGPDSVYVIGSSKHNNEQAYLLRKWMSFWGSNNCDHQARICHSTTVAGVANTWGYGAMTNSYNDMQNSKCALYIGSNAAEAHPVSMLHMLHSKEKGCKMIVVDPRFTRTAAKADEYVRLRSGSDIPFLFGVLHHIFKNGWEDTQYINDRVYGMDKIKEEVLAKWTPDKVEEACGVNEATVLKVATMMSQNRPSTIVWCMGQTQHTTGNAIVRASCILQLALGNVGKSGGGTNIFRGHDNVQGATDVGPNPDSLPGYYGLAEGSWKHFAKAWGVDFDWIKGRYATPAMMGKPGITVSRWIDGVLEKNEFIDQDSNLRGVFYWGHAPNSQTRGLEMKRAMDKLDLLVVVDPYPSATAAMAAMPGKAEDLNPNRAVYLLPAATQFETSGSVTASNRSLQWREKVIEPLWESRSDHMIMQQFADRLGFGKELSKNFKMQQVRGMDEPMPEEILREINKTCWTIGYTGQSPERLKAHMRNMHLFDVKTLKSRGGKDKETGYDTTGDYFGLPWPCYGTPELKHPGSPNLYDTSKHVMEGGGNFRANFGVEREGKTLLAEDGSHSLGADITTGYPEFDHLLMKKLGWWDELSDAEKAAAEGKNWKTDSLGGIIRVVMKNHGCHPFGNAKARAVVWNFPDAIPQHREPLYGIRPDLVAKYPTHDDKKAFWRLPTLYKTLQDKNIADKVHEKFPLILTSGRLVEYEGGGEETRSNPWLAELQQEMFIEINPKVAADKGIRNGERAWVSTPTGARLNVQALVTERVGPDTVFMPFHFSGRWQGADMLAYYPAGAAPVVRGEAINTGTTYGYDSVTMMQETKTTVCNVEKA; from the coding sequence ATGCTGCTCACGAAAAAATCTCCCGGCCTTTCGGGTCAAGCAGCGCATCGCCCTGGCACCGCGCGCTTTGTGCAAAGCCTGGCGCGCGGCCTGTCCAACGCGCTGCCGACCATGGACCGGCGCGCCTTCCTGCGGCGTTCCGGTCTGGGCGTCGGCGTCGGCCTGGCGGCGAGCCAGCTGGCGCTGGTCAGGAAAGCCAGGGCAGCCGCGCCCGGCGAGGCCGGTGGCAACTCGAAAATCGAGGTCAAGCGCACCGTCTGCTCGCACTGCTCGGTCGGCTGCGCGGTCGATGCGGTGGTTGAAAACGGCGTCTGGGTGCGCCAGGAAGCGGTGTTTGATTCGCCCATCAACCTGGGCGCGCATTGCGCCAAGGGTGCCGCCCTGCGCGAACACGGCCACGGCGAATACCGGCTGCGCTATCCCATGAAGCTGGTCAATGGCAAATACGAGCGCATCAGCTGGGACACGGCCCTGAATGAAATCACGGAGCGCATGCTGGCGCTGCGCAAGGAAAGCGGCCCGGACTCGGTGTATGTGATTGGTTCGTCCAAGCACAACAACGAGCAGGCTTACCTGCTGCGCAAGTGGATGAGTTTTTGGGGCAGCAACAACTGCGACCACCAGGCCCGCATCTGCCACTCGACCACGGTCGCCGGCGTGGCCAACACCTGGGGCTACGGCGCCATGACCAATTCGTACAACGACATGCAAAACAGCAAGTGCGCCTTGTACATCGGTTCGAACGCCGCCGAGGCCCATCCGGTCAGCATGCTGCACATGCTGCATTCCAAGGAAAAGGGCTGCAAGATGATCGTGGTCGATCCGCGCTTCACGCGGACGGCGGCCAAGGCCGACGAATACGTGCGCCTGCGCTCGGGTTCGGACATTCCCTTCCTCTTCGGCGTGCTGCACCACATCTTCAAGAACGGCTGGGAAGACACTCAGTACATCAACGATCGCGTCTATGGCATGGACAAGATCAAGGAAGAGGTGCTGGCCAAATGGACGCCGGACAAGGTCGAGGAAGCCTGCGGCGTGAACGAAGCCACCGTCCTGAAGGTGGCCACGATGATGAGCCAGAACCGCCCCAGCACCATCGTCTGGTGCATGGGCCAGACCCAGCACACCACCGGCAATGCCATCGTGCGCGCCTCCTGCATCCTGCAGCTGGCGCTGGGCAATGTCGGCAAGTCCGGCGGCGGCACCAACATTTTCCGGGGCCATGACAACGTGCAGGGCGCCACCGATGTCGGCCCCAACCCCGATTCGCTGCCGGGCTACTACGGCCTGGCCGAAGGCTCGTGGAAGCATTTCGCCAAGGCCTGGGGCGTGGACTTTGACTGGATCAAGGGGCGCTACGCAACGCCGGCGATGATGGGCAAGCCCGGAATCACGGTGTCGCGCTGGATTGACGGCGTGCTGGAGAAAAACGAATTCATCGACCAGGATTCGAACCTGCGCGGGGTTTTCTACTGGGGCCATGCGCCCAACTCCCAGACCCGGGGCCTGGAGATGAAGCGGGCCATGGACAAGCTCGACCTGCTGGTGGTGGTGGACCCGTACCCTTCGGCCACCGCCGCCATGGCCGCCATGCCGGGCAAGGCCGAAGACCTCAATCCGAACCGTGCCGTGTACCTGCTGCCGGCCGCCACGCAGTTCGAGACCAGCGGCTCGGTCACGGCGTCGAACCGCTCGCTGCAGTGGCGCGAAAAGGTCATCGAGCCGCTGTGGGAAAGCCGCAGCGACCACATGATCATGCAGCAGTTCGCCGACCGGCTGGGCTTTGGCAAGGAGTTGAGCAAAAACTTCAAGATGCAGCAAGTCAGGGGCATGGACGAGCCCATGCCCGAAGAAATCCTGCGCGAGATCAACAAGACCTGCTGGACCATCGGCTACACCGGCCAGAGCCCGGAGCGCCTGAAGGCCCACATGCGCAACATGCACCTGTTCGATGTCAAGACGCTTAAATCGCGCGGCGGCAAGGACAAGGAAACCGGCTACGACACAACAGGCGATTATTTCGGCCTGCCGTGGCCCTGCTATGGCACGCCTGAACTCAAGCATCCCGGTTCGCCCAACCTCTACGACACCTCGAAACACGTCATGGAAGGCGGCGGCAACTTTCGCGCCAACTTCGGCGTCGAGCGTGAAGGCAAGACGCTGCTGGCCGAGGACGGATCGCATTCGCTGGGCGCCGACATCACCACCGGCTACCCGGAGTTTGACCACCTCTTGATGAAAAAGCTCGGCTGGTGGGACGAACTCAGCGATGCCGAAAAAGCTGCCGCCGAAGGCAAGAACTGGAAAACCGACTCGTTGGGCGGAATCATCCGCGTGGTCATGAAAAACCATGGCTGCCATCCGTTCGGCAATGCCAAGGCGCGTGCCGTGGTGTGGAATTTCCCCGATGCGATTCCACAGCACCGCGAGCCGCTGTACGGCATCCGGCCCGATCTGGTCGCCAAGTACCCGACGCATGACGACAAGAAAGCCTTCTGGCGCCTGCCGACGCTGTACAAGACCCTGCAGGACAAGAACATCGCCGACAAGGTGCATGAAAAATTCCCGCTGATCCTGACCTCCGGCCGGCTGGTCGAGTACGAGGGCGGCGGCGAGGAAACCCGGTCCAACCCCTGGCTGGCCGAGCTGCAGCAGGAAATGTTCATCGAGATCAACCCCAAGGTGGCCGCCGACAAAGGCATCCGCAACGGCGAACGCGCCTGGGTCAGCACGCCGACCGGCGCGCGCCTGAATGTGCAGGCGCTGGTCACCGAGCGCGTCGGGCCTGACACGGTGTTCATGCCTTTCCACTTTTCGGGGCGCTGGCAGGGTGCCGACATGCTGGCTTACTACCCGGCGGGCGCCGCGCCCGTGGTGCGCGGTGAAGCCATCAACACCGGCACCACCTACGGCTACGACAGCGTGACGATGATGCAGGAAACGAAAACGACGGTTTGCAACGTCGAAAAGGCATAA
- a CDS encoding DUF3305 domain-containing protein, whose translation MPDFLVQSPESDEALRRPCMDVAVVMRRERIASAWQPWRWVLADVVPHEDGFGRQPRLLLKDANEERWLHPGFRVELHRGDAEGYYLNVTTPQPCFWVVWRMEEEAALADEPVAVPQIVTLSYHDAGRWLDAQETVEQVPAPPDVVQWMQHFVDEHHVLEAKRRQRPQSFKPLVDRFGSPARVSTEKKFGGGGHG comes from the coding sequence ATGCCTGACTTTCTGGTGCAGTCTCCCGAGTCCGACGAGGCCCTTCGCCGCCCGTGCATGGACGTGGCCGTGGTCATGCGCCGCGAGCGCATCGCCAGCGCCTGGCAGCCCTGGCGCTGGGTGCTGGCCGATGTCGTGCCGCATGAGGACGGCTTCGGCCGGCAGCCGCGCCTGCTGCTGAAAGATGCGAATGAAGAGCGCTGGCTGCACCCCGGCTTCCGGGTGGAACTGCACCGGGGCGATGCCGAAGGCTATTACCTCAACGTGACCACGCCGCAGCCGTGTTTCTGGGTGGTCTGGCGCATGGAAGAAGAAGCTGCGCTGGCCGACGAACCCGTCGCCGTGCCGCAGATCGTCACGCTGAGCTACCACGATGCCGGCCGCTGGCTCGACGCGCAGGAAACCGTCGAGCAGGTGCCCGCGCCGCCCGATGTGGTGCAGTGGATGCAGCATTTTGTCGATGAACACCATGTGCTCGAAGCCAAGCGCCGCCAGCGCCCGCAAAGCTTCAAGCCGCTGGTGGACCGCTTCGGCAGCCCGGCGCGCGTGAGTACCGAAAAGAAGTTCGGCGGAGGCGGGCATGGCTGA
- a CDS encoding formate dehydrogenase: protein MHDSPPKPSRRGFFFGAAATGAAAAAVMALPGVQVAEVAVAPPKPAPEKGGGYSLSEHVERYYQTARV, encoded by the coding sequence ATGCACGACAGCCCGCCAAAACCTTCGCGCCGGGGTTTCTTTTTCGGTGCCGCCGCCACCGGAGCGGCCGCCGCAGCCGTGATGGCGCTGCCTGGCGTGCAGGTGGCTGAAGTCGCCGTGGCGCCGCCCAAGCCAGCGCCTGAAAAAGGCGGTGGCTACAGCCTCTCCGAGCATGTCGAGCGCTACTACCAAACCGCGCGCGTCTGA